The following coding sequences are from one Eucalyptus grandis isolate ANBG69807.140 chromosome 11, ASM1654582v1, whole genome shotgun sequence window:
- the LOC104426570 gene encoding uncharacterized protein LOC104426570, whose product MVAISTWVRYLYHKLEYSAYLSYKSYKGGLISDGQVGDAMWRHLFQGRLTYLHWLKGEEMASAAGGLAGTLLVRKIPHADPTHVFVGDVLVLKDPEKSSNYLVRRLAAIEGYEMVSTNPTDEPFVLESGKCWVLADNKDLKPKEAPDSRSFGPVFMNDVVGRAIYCLRTAVDHGPVQNSYYSMQKDAPVLEVELDVDEMARNHKA is encoded by the exons ATGGTGGCCATCTCGACGTGGGTCCGTTACCTCTACCACAAGCTCGAGTACTCCGCGTATCTCAGCTATAAG AGTTATAAAGGTGGCCTAATTTCTGATGGACAAGTAGGAGATGCTATGTGGAGACATCTATTTCAAGGAAGATTGACATACTTGCACTGGCTTAAAGGAGAGGAAATGGCTTCCGCTGCAGGAGGGCTTGCAGGAACTCTTCTTGTTCGGAAAATTCCACATGCAGATCCAAC CCATGTTTTTGTAGGAGATGTTCTAGTTTTGAAGGATCCTGAAAAATCAAGTAACTACTTAGTCAGACGATTGGCTGCCATCGAGGGGTATGAAATGGTGTCTACTAATCCAACAGATGAGCCTTTTGTCCTTGAAAGTGGCAAATGCTGGGTTCTGGCTGATAACAAAGACCTGAAGCCCAAG GAAGCACCTGACAGTCGATCATTTGGTCCTGTTTTCATGAATGATGTTGTTGGAAGGGCCATATATTGCCTACGAACAGCTGTAGATCATGGCCCGGTGCAGAACAG TTATTACAGCATGCAGAAGGATGCGCCTGTCTTGGAAGTGGAATTGGATGTTGACGAGATGGCAAGGAATCACAAAGCGTGA
- the LOC104426571 gene encoding uncharacterized protein LOC104426571, giving the protein MGMARSLVGRTLAAALALLFLLSVAALSSAAPPPSRGRKLGFFYTRTRGRCTPQYWSSGREKWPRMLPRKSTVSRAFGSRAIGERYGGDLTVWESTAGVVGGGDAYGRLVKQASAALLNSYARKGFAYSAWEVKTLLIQALASPQAAAAQADRFAVANEACN; this is encoded by the exons ATGGGAATGGCTCGTTCTCTAGTGGGTCGCACCCTCGCGGCGGCGCTCGcgctcctcttcctcctctccgtCGCCGCCTTATCTTCCGCCGCACCACCACCCTCCCGCGGTCGAAAGCTCGGGTTTTTCTACACCCGCACCCGAGGACGATGCACTCCTCA GTACTGGAGCAGTGGGCGAGAGAAGTGGCCGAGGATGTTGCCGAGGAAGTCGACGGTGTCGAGGGCGTTCGGGTCGAGGGCAATCGGCGAGCGTTACGGCGGCGATCTGACGGTGTGGGAGTCGACGGCCGGGGTAGTCGGCGGGGGGGACGCGTACGGCAGGCTGGTGAAGCAGGCGAGCGCGGCCCTCCTCAACTCGTACGCCCGGAAAGGGTTCGCCTACTCGGCTTGGGAAGTGAAGACCCTGCTCATCCAGGCCTTGGCCTCGCCGCAAGCCGCCGCCGCCCAGGCCGACCGGTTCGCCGTCGCCAATGAAGCCTGTAATTAA
- the LOC104427922 gene encoding patellin-4 translates to MSRKPKPSASAVVQKPLKEAEVGDETNCDDDKPCDLSDQHENNVNNNEGTKPAAEWKFPRKKALLQFRCKVEDAIRGDYLLGRSYRSLSRSSRENRNNVSLQQPPLRDIALWGVPLLPSKGHDATDHVLKNFLKARDYKVSEAFEMLQETLRWRRQHRVDEIAGEPHPGPDEPVSQMLYARSVDRDGRPLCFHVYGVLEDREACKRALGTKEKVEEFKRRVVQFTEKVLRKLSFEDGGVDSVVQITDLKNMQSQSVKEMRGVLRSTFWMVQNHYPELVHRHIILNVPLWYYTFHLLLLRLLHQSDKSKFTLVRPAKVTKTLLKFIDPEDLPVEYGGLLRENDEEFSTLEKVSEVFVRGNTAKSIRIPIAEPGATVVWDLTVVGWDVSYKEEFVPEDEGSYKVLLQRSKKLSESVRNSYYINEPGELVITIRNPTFKKKRVLYRTKFKPTVPMYLFFK, encoded by the exons ATGTCGAGGAAACCGAAGCCCTCCGCTTCCGCAGTGGTCCAGAAACCGCTCAAAGAAGCTGAAGTCGGCGACGAGACAAACTGCGATGACGACAAACCATGCGACCTCTCCGACCAACATGAAAACAATGTTAATAACAACGAGGGGACAAAGCCCGCCGCCGAGTGGAAGTTTCCCAGGAAGAAGGCACTGCTGCAGTTCCGGTGCAAGGTGGAAGACGCGATCCGTGGGGACTACCTCCTGGGCCGGTCCTACCGGAGCCTCTCGAGGTCGTCAAGAGAGAACAGGAACAATGTGTCCTTGCAGCAGCCGCCGTTGAGGGACATTGCACTGTGGGGCGTCCCTCTATTGCCCAGCAAGGGGCACGACGCCACAGACCACGTCCTGAAGAACTTCCTGAAGGCGCGGGACTACAAGGTCAGCGAGGCTTTCGAGATGCTACAGGAGACGCTCCGGTGGCGGAGGCAGCACAGGGTGGACGAGATTGCTGGCGAGCCCCACCCTGGCCCTGACGAGCCAGTCTCACAGATGTTGTACGCGAGAAGCGTCGACAGGGACGGACGTCCGCTGTGTTTTCACGTGTATGGGGTGCTGGAGGACAGGGAGGCGTGCAAGAGGGCGCTGGGGACGAAAGAGAAGGTCGAGGAGTTCAAGAGGAGGGTCGTGCAGTTCACGGAAAAAGTCCTCAGGAAGCTGAGTTTTGAGGACGGAGGGGTTGACTCGGTGGTCCAGATCACGGACTTGAAGAACATGCAGTCGCAGAGCGTGAAGGAGATGCGGGGCGTGCTCCGAAGCACCTTCTGGATGGTGCAGAATCACTACCCTGAGCTTGTCCACAGACAT ATAATACTGAATGTCCCGCTGTGGTACTACACGTTCCATCTGCTGCTCCTGCGACTTCTGCATCAATCCGACAAGAGCAAGTTCACCCTCGTGAGACCAGCTAAGGTCACCAAGACCCTTCTCAA ATTCATAGACCCAGAAGACCTGCCCGTGGAATATGGTGGTCTCTTGAGAGAGAACGACGAGGAATTCTCGACACTGGAGAAGGTCTCGGAGGTCTTCGTCAGAGGAAACACGGCCAAGAGCATTCGAATCCCGATTGCTGAG CCCGGCGCGACGGTGGTGTGGGACTTGACAGTGGTGGGGTGGGACGTGTCGTACAAGGAGGAGTTCGTCCCGGAGGACGAGGGCTCGTACAAGGTGCTGCTCCAAAGGTCGAAGAAGCTGAGCGAGAGCGTGAGGAACTCCTACTACATCAACGAGCCCGGGGAGCTCGTCATCACCATCCGCAACCCCACATTCAAGAAGAAGAGGGTGCTGTACCGCACCAAGTTCAAGCCCACCGTCCCCATGTACCTCTTCTTCAAGTGA